The following proteins are co-located in the Haloarcula marismortui ATCC 43049 genome:
- a CDS encoding pyridoxal phosphate-dependent aminotransferase — MTFEAADRVDSVPPSGIRRFFELAEEMDDIISLGVGEPDFSAPWSAREAAIASLERGQTSYTANRGKRELRERIADYEAATHNLQYDPDEEILVTAGASEGLDLAFRALLNPGDSIAIAQPCYVSYVPGATFAGIDVIDVPTRAEDEFKLTQEVLESSGAAEADALVYCFPNNPTGATMTAEEMADVAAFCRENDLLVFADEIYADLTYEHDHTSIATLPGMRERTVVFNGFSKAFAMTGFRLGYAMAPPEAVEAMNRIHQYSMLSAPTTAQHAAIEALDNCRDEVTDMAAQYDRRRKYVLTRFEEMGLDCFPAAGAFYAFPECPWDDAGEFAESLLQEKRVAVVPGTAFGEGGSGHLRVSYATGLDDLKEAMARIESFLN, encoded by the coding sequence ATGACATTCGAAGCAGCGGACAGAGTCGACAGCGTGCCGCCATCAGGCATCCGTCGGTTCTTCGAACTGGCCGAGGAGATGGACGACATCATCTCGCTCGGGGTCGGCGAACCGGACTTCTCGGCCCCGTGGTCGGCCCGTGAAGCCGCTATTGCGTCGCTCGAACGCGGCCAGACCTCCTACACCGCCAACCGCGGGAAACGGGAGCTCCGGGAGCGCATCGCGGACTACGAAGCGGCGACGCACAACCTGCAGTACGACCCCGATGAGGAAATCCTCGTCACGGCGGGTGCGAGCGAGGGCCTGGATCTCGCTTTTCGGGCACTGCTAAACCCCGGCGATTCGATCGCTATCGCCCAGCCGTGCTACGTCTCGTACGTCCCCGGTGCGACGTTCGCTGGTATCGACGTTATCGACGTTCCGACGCGCGCGGAAGATGAGTTCAAACTCACCCAAGAGGTGCTGGAATCGTCCGGTGCGGCGGAGGCCGACGCACTCGTATATTGCTTCCCGAACAATCCGACCGGAGCGACGATGACGGCCGAGGAGATGGCGGATGTTGCGGCCTTTTGCCGCGAAAACGACCTCCTCGTGTTCGCCGACGAGATCTACGCCGATCTCACGTACGAACACGACCACACGTCTATTGCTACTCTCCCCGGGATGCGTGAGCGGACCGTCGTGTTCAACGGCTTCTCGAAGGCCTTTGCGATGACGGGGTTCAGACTGGGATACGCGATGGCACCGCCGGAGGCTGTCGAGGCGATGAACCGAATCCATCAGTACTCGATGCTTTCGGCCCCGACGACGGCTCAGCACGCCGCTATCGAGGCGCTCGACAACTGCCGCGACGAGGTCACGGACATGGCCGCTCAGTACGACCGCCGGCGGAAGTACGTCCTCACGCGCTTCGAAGAGATGGGGCTGGACTGCTTCCCGGCGGCCGGAGCGTTCTACGCGTTCCCGGAATGTCCCTGGGACGATGCCGGTGAGTTCGCCGAGAGTCTCCTTCAGGAAAAACGGGTCGCGGTTGTCCCCGGAACCGCGTTCGGGGAGGGCGGGTCGGGCCATCTCCGAGTGTCATACGCGACGGGTCTCGACGATCTCAAGGAAGCAATGGCCCGGATTGAGTCATTCCTTAATTGA
- a CDS encoding Lrp/AsnC family transcriptional regulator, producing MSSRREILDLLRENARYTTEDIARLTDYSESEVAEIIDEFEEAGIIRGYQAVVDWNAVENDEERVRATVELNVTLDRETSYDDISDRIAKFPEVTSLRLVSGDYDFDLEVEGDSMREVSHFISDKIAPIPEITQTVTHYIMESYKEQGMEFDDHDDDDRLSVSP from the coding sequence ATGAGCAGTCGCCGCGAGATACTCGACCTGCTACGGGAGAACGCTCGCTACACGACCGAGGACATCGCTCGGTTGACCGATTACTCCGAGAGCGAGGTAGCCGAGATTATCGACGAATTCGAGGAGGCAGGCATCATTCGCGGCTATCAGGCAGTCGTCGACTGGAACGCGGTCGAGAACGACGAGGAGCGCGTCCGCGCTACCGTCGAACTCAACGTCACGCTGGACCGTGAGACCAGCTACGACGACATCTCCGACCGGATCGCGAAGTTCCCGGAAGTGACTTCGCTACGCCTCGTCAGCGGCGACTACGACTTCGATCTGGAGGTCGAGGGCGATTCGATGCGCGAAGTGTCGCATTTCATCAGCGACAAAATCGCGCCGATCCCCGAGATCACGCAGACGGTAACCCACTACATCATGGAGTCGTACAAGGAGCAGGGGATGGAGTTCGACGACCACGACGACGACGACCGCCTGTCCGTCTCACCATGA